CACCGACCCTTGCCTTATTggctgcattaacttagaacaCCTTAATTATTTGTCTAACATGTTACTGATTCAGAGAACACAATATTACTTCATTAGTACTTAATCACATGCTAGAGTTGACCCTAGAAATTAAAGACCTTCCTATGCCTTCTAACTCCACAAATCATAAAAATTGCAGAGAACTTTTCATACTTTATTTTTAAACACAAGTATCTTTCGAGTTGATTGAGATTTTTCTTTTTAGGGGCAGTAAAATTATCTCTATTAAGTATTTAGTGCAGCTACATTCACACGGATTTAAAATCAAGACCTATGCTTAAGGCCTTAAGTTATAACAACTTTGTATCAATTAATCTACGCGTTTGATTCTATTTTTCacatttcatattttcatatatGCATGGAAGATAACTTCTGCAAAtcattaaaaaagaaaaggaaggtACATGGGCTAAGAACAAATAACAAGTGACTAAATTTCATTCAAGAAACCATGTCATGTCCATAGATGTTCTCCCTCTGGAGAGAATCATAAATTACATTGCTAGAAGAGCCAAAATTGAGGTACTGAGAGAATTCATCTTGTAGAAAGTAAGGTTTCTGATCTGGGTTATTAACTTCTGGGGTTGGAACCACTGGCTCATGTTGTTGCATCTGGATGCAGAGTATCTCTGTTTGAGCAACTGCAAGCTGCATTTGAAGCTCAGAAACCTGATTTTGCAGGTAGGATATGGCTCCTACACAGCCATACACAGGGTCCCTCACTCTTGCATTTGCCTCATACACTAAACTGCTCACTGCATCTGCTCTCTGGTGAACAGGAATTTCCTGAATCATTGTATGAAAACGAACCATTTAGAACAATAGCAATACAAAACATTATGTCATGTTTTAAGTAAAAAACTTGAACATACAAATACTGAAATACACATCTAACAAACACCATTCCCAAGAGTTTCTACTCATTTACTTCTCGGTCTTCTATTcttgtatttttatttctacGTGTGTTTGTGTAAAGTCCCTTAAACACCATTCCCAAaagtttcttttttcatttttcttacaTTAGCTAGTTAGAAGCAGAACATAAAAGTTAAAACAGCTACCAATATTTCAGCTTTTCTATTCTCTTTGGTTCTGAAAATGATGGATCAACTAACAAATGAATCTGTTTATGTATCCACTTTCATGATCAAAAGAAAGCGAGTGGAGAACAGAAAGAGTATGAGGTACCTGCAACATCTTGCTAACATTGCTTGCACCAAAAACCTTGTGAACTATGGCAAACTTTTGGGGTTCATCAGCAGGGAAATAAGGAGCAAAGGTGCAATCCTTTGTGCAGCGGCGTCTCAAGAGCTTGCATGAGGCACAAGGAGAGTTCCCAGTCCCACCCATTTTTCTTGTTTTGGAAACAGAGAAGAAAGAGACACTAGCTAGTTTGGGGAGAAAAAGCAGGAATCTACAACAGAGGAAGTTAACAGAACACAAaacagaggatctgaggataaTGAGACTGAGAGTGGGAGTGTTATGGGTATTTATAATGGCTAGAGAGTGTAAGAGGAGCCACGAGCAAGTTCTGCACTAGTATTACAATCGAGGTTCAAGTCACATCACACTCAACTACTAAAGAAGTTTATTAATTTgtgattaaataaaaattcatgGTTGGCTTATTTAGTGCtctctgtttttaatttttctttatcCTTTAGGTTATTCCATGATTTGATTGATGTGTGATGGATATAGGCTGAATGTTATGGTTGCACTAGCAATATCCACAAATGTGCTTAGTGAGGAACGACGTGATGTACTTGCAAAAGACATTATCACATTAAAGTTAACTTCTAGATTAGAGAAAGAATCTTAAAATCTTAGAAGAATATTTAAGTAGAAAAATAAGGAATACTTATATAAATGAACAATCAAACTATTAGTTATAGGCATGATAAGAGTTGTAATTGAGCATCGATCCTCAAAGCAGTCTTTATATACGACTTTCAAGATGATTGCAGTCATTTAGTACGGTGATGGATTTGTTCCACTCAACTATCTTTAAAACGAGATGAGTCTCGCTTTGGTTTTCGGAGTTAGCCAACATGATATTCACTTGGTTGTGAAACATTTGGATCGTCCAAGATGTTATTGGGCCTTATGCAATTTTAGACAACCATGCTCTATcccttattttatttgtttgtaaTATCTAGACTTAATAAATGGAATTATTTTGCCATGCTCAACCAGTAAAGTGCATGGCGTGACAGGACAAAGAAACAGTAATGATTTTCGTACAAGCATAACCAACGATAAATATTTAACATGAGATATTGTGCGGTTTCAAACTAGTACAAGAATCGACGTAAAGTTTTTACCTGAAAATTTATGCGATTCCTGATGGTTTTGTTAAGAGTTTCAAACCGCCAGAAACACATTTTCTCTTATTATTTTGCAGGTTATGACGGTCAAAAACTACTACAATCTACATATATCAATGGTATGTTGCGCATGTTGAGGGTCTCATATCGAGGCTCACTAAAAAAAATAGGTAAGAGGTACATATTTAAAGCATAATATGCAAAATCAACTATGACCAATGAAATATTAGTGTCAAAAACTTTTCAGAGGTAGAAGTAGGGTGTTTGAATATTATTCTGTTAAGAACttaattttcatttaatttttttcaatcaacTAACATTAAACAAATGATatattcaaaaatcaaaattagaAATGCTTGTTTcacaaaaatgttttttttttgtgatgcaTGAAATGGTGGAGTAACTTGGTAGGGTTATGATTAGTCTCCCAAGGGCGAGAGGGAATAAAACAAAGGGTATCTTTGACTACGCCTAGCCAAATAAAAAGTAGTAGTGGAATTAATGTGATAGGCAAGTTTAACAAGTATGGCTTCCACGTTGTTTTAAGAGTGAGTGGTTAATTAGTTGCCCTGTTTGAGTCAAGGGCACAGGACGTTGAAAGCACCGGCCGGTAGTTACACTACATGGGAAGAAGCTAGCTGCAGGCTTATCAACATGAATGTTTGTTTTGTTGACAcacaaaaaaacacaaatattcACTTGAATATTGCACACACGTTATCACTTCACTAACATATTTAACTCTCTCCTTCTCTTAGTTTGACTCAATTCATTGGTTATTAGCTCAACATAGTCGTTATTTATATAGAAATGCcttcttttttttcaaagttaCATTGGAGAGGTAAATGCATGCATGAGTATGGAGGATAAATGTCACCAATATATGAGGAGTTTAGAGTAAAAGaaacaataaataattaatagtattaaatttaaaaagttaTTATGACTGACTGTTTTCAAATTAGGTGAAGATGACATTGATATATATCATCTGTAATCCCGTGGTATGGAACAAGCTTCCACCAATATATAGATAAGAGACCATGGTCATTTGAAATTTAATGGCACCAATCCGATCTAAAATCCAAATGCCATCTCTGAAGTGCAGGTGCCAGGATAAATCCTTGAAATTAAAAGGATAAAATAATTCTCTCAAAAAAGATTggcttataatatatatagagagagtgAGTTAAACTAATCAATATTTATCACAACTAAATCTCAAATTAaagtagtttcaaaaaaaaaatctcaaattaAAGTGCTTTGTCAAATCGACTTGCGTGATTTGTTTGTAGCCTAGTGAGGAGATCTCCATGAGTTTTAAAGCATATCTAGCCCAAAAATTATGAGTACTTTTTGTGCTCTTGTGAGAGCTTTTGTTGAGCTACGATCAACTCAAGTTCTTATTTAGTCATATTTGGATTTggattattaattttaaaatgtttttaaaaaGAGCAGTGTTTTTTTCCCTAGATATCTAGCGTCCATGCATGTACCTACATAGGCATAGTGATTATTTGTTTCCCGCTTCTATAGGACCCAAATCAGCTTATAGCATTGTGATGATCTTAGACCGATCATGAATTGAACGCTTACTTCATCTTCCTGGTAACAGACAACTTTGAATAAGATCCTCCATAGTCCATATCATGAAAATCATATTTTTGACTTCTCTTTCCTCTAAATCGGAAACTCAAAAACTACTCGCAAGTTTATCTCCAAATTAAAGTTGATTCTAATTTTAGCATCAATTGTAGAATTGTAGAACGGCTTATAAATATGTCATTATATGTGTAATTTGAATCACAAAGATGCCTTGCCCAGCTCATCGTTATTACATTATATCTATAGTCATGTCAGTTTGTTAGATTAGTTAGtcaattattttgaaaaaaaaaaacgattaGTAGCAAATGGAAGATAAGTTCATGCTACTACCCTATATAATTACACAATAATATAATTGTTGtgaagcaaagaaattttaTAGAAGCTCCAACACGATATTAATGAGATTCCTGACATACAATTAAGTTGTAGGGATTATTATAAATGAAGCTCATTTCGATGGAGATTACTAGTACTATTCAAACCCTAGGCTATCCTCGCATTAATTGCCTCACATGATTCAAAGCTTCCTTTTCATGTCTTTCAAAATAAAACACCTCTCCTTTCATGGAATGACGGTCTCCTATAacttcattttccaaaaccctaattaatattaatatataccTAAATTTTTACCAATAATATATTGATGACATGAGTGATATCAAGTGTGAATAAGTTTCACATTGGAAGAAAAGGATAACTTTGAACAAATTATAAGTGAGATGACCCA
This is a stretch of genomic DNA from Lotus japonicus ecotype B-129 chromosome 1, LjGifu_v1.2. It encodes these proteins:
- the LOC130733555 gene encoding LOB domain-containing protein 12-like gives rise to the protein MGGTGNSPCASCKLLRRRCTKDCTFAPYFPADEPQKFAIVHKVFGASNVSKMLQEIPVHQRADAVSSLVYEANARVRDPVYGCVGAISYLQNQVSELQMQLAVAQTEILCIQMQQHEPVVPTPEVNNPDQKPYFLQDEFSQYLNFGSSSNVIYDSLQRENIYGHDMVS